The Cucurbita pepo subsp. pepo cultivar mu-cu-16 chromosome LG05, ASM280686v2, whole genome shotgun sequence nucleotide sequence GACCAATAAAACCGGATGGATTACTCGTGAAAGAATTTTTCAGCCTACAAAAAGTCAGCTTTGTGCTCGAGAAAATTATCGAGTAAtcagagattaaaaaaaaaaaaaaagatttgaaacTCGGGCATGAAGCTACATGAAGCTAGCATGCCAGGAAACTCAGGCATGGTATTCGAAACGTTTTCCTAGTTATATCGAGCTAAATGCTTTTAGGAATGAAAATATGCAAGGCAGCTAAAACATATCATCCAAAAACTCTCTTAGAACTGTCCTTATATGGGGGAGACACGTTATATCATAGCAGCACGACAAAACGAAGACAAGGGCTCAACACAATATTCCGGGGATCGACCATTTTTCTAAACCGCCTCAAATGTCCTAgtttcaacaaacattcagCCATAATCTGCAGCACCTTAGCATGTTAAGGAGACACAAACGCATCCCTTTGTTCCTAACTTACATACCTCAAACTATCTGTCAATGCCATCTTACTTCATTCTTGCAGTTCTCTGCCATTTCATATACATTTTCTCAGACAACCAAATTCCTTCTCGAATCAACATAGAATCTACAAGAACAACATTGAATTCAGAACTTAAGATAGCTTAATCTAATAGCTTTCTCACATATGATACAATCAGATGATATTACTCAACCAGCTTCATGTAATGATGCAAGACCAAACAGATAcggttctctttgggtttttccttttgggcttcccctcaaggttttaagaCGTGTttgctatggagaggtttccacaccctataaagaatgtttcgttctcctccccaaccgatgtggatctcacaCTTGATGTAAGCaataaaacagaaacaaaactaTCAAACATGGCAAGAATGAAAAAACTACAAGAAAAACTTACATTTGAAGAACAGAGGCTGGAAACTCATCTTCCCTTCAAAAGAATTGATGAAACATTAGCTATCTCGATGAAAGCCTATGATGCAAATCATCAGCCAACGCCTGCCTCACACTTTCACCATAGTAACACAAGGATTTCTCACTGTCAAGGATGTCAGGCGCAGGGCCTGTCTCCTCTGGATCCTTCAAAGGTTCAGGCTCTGGCTCCTTAGCAATTTGACACAAATTATGCAATACACAACAAGCAACAATGGTCTGTGGAGCATGGCTTAAACCAACATTCAAATCCTGAAGAATCTTCCACCTAGCCTTCAGCAACCCAATTGCGTCAACCACAACAGACCGACCCTTCATTAGCATTCCATCGAACAGGTTCTGTGCAGGCGTGCCGATGCCGTTTGGCGAAAATGGTGTCAACAGGAAAGACAACAGAGGATAGCCCCAATCTCCAGCAATGTAGGGACGAACATGGTGACCCCTAACATTGATAACCTTATCCCATACAATATCACCAGAAGTAAGCCTATGGTACATTAGACTATCCCTAAAATGGCTGGCATCATCACTGCCACCAGGAGCTTTAACGCATACATCCCAGAAGATCTTCTTGTTGTCAGCAACGACCTGAAGCAGAACCGATGGATACCCAAATCGGCAATTGTAATTAGTCGAAATGCTCTGGTCGGCAGGCAATCGACGAAGCTTGATTGGACTGCTATCAATGGCGCCACACATATTGGGTAGAGAAGtcaatttttcaaatgctTGAGTTGTTTCAATCAAGCGCCGACGACTGACCGGAATTTTGATGAATTCAGCGTAGAGTTTGGTGGCCAAAAGACGGGTGACCATGTTGGTGATTTTGGAAACGAGATAGGGTTCGAGGGAGAAACGAGCAGCTAGGGTTTTAGCGGAGAGGCCATGGCAGAGACGGGAGAGGACCATGGCAACGGCATAATCggaagggagagagagattggAGAGGGCAATGTGGGGTTTGAGTTTGTCAACGATGGTGGTGAAGACAGGATGGGAGATGCCATAGAGGGAGCGCCAATGGGCATCGCGAAGAGGGGCTTCGAGGGACCAGATGTGGTCAGTGGAGAAGGCGCGGAAGGCGGAGACGGAGTAattggaggaggaggaggtgggaGGAGGGGGAGTGGTGGTGGAGGCAGCAGAAGGGGAGGAAGGTGAGTTGGGGCGAGAGGAGGCGATGAAGGAGAGAACGGAGGCGATGgtgaagaagaggagaggtgcggcggaggaggaggagaggagGGAGGTTGGGGAGTTGAGGGAGGCGGAGGAAGGGGAGGAGGCGGAGGAGGGAGTGGAGGGGAGGAGGGAAATGGTGGGATCTAGGTAGTTGTGGAAATGAAGGAGGGTTGAGAGCATTAGTAAGAAGGATTGATCCATCGACTTTTGCTCTTCTCGCCGGAAACGGAGGTCGGTTTCGGAAGGGGACTGATTTAAAGGAAAGGGTTTCTTCCAAGAATTCCGCGACAGTTCTTGAGAAGCAGAGCTTGAGCCTGCTGCAACAATGGCGGATGCCCGGAAAACCAGATCGGTCTGGTTTACTCCTTCAACCTGCCCAAGCAAGACGGGCCTGGGTAGATCATCATCTTGGGCTCGGCCCATTAATTCTTCTCCATCTAAAagttatgaattattattagtaaatcaattttgaaaataaataaataaatttcgtttaaatttttaattaatttaattttcattccttttatcttaattttttaaattttaaatttattttgtaataaatcttaattattatttcttcaaataaatgaacttaataaaattataaataattactcttattttaataaatgattttaagaaaaaaaaaattatatttttattattttttattttgaacttttaaaatggtttatttttttacatcaACTTTTAccctaaaaattataataatttttagctCTGTatctaaaaatgttttaacccgacccaacttaatttaattaatttaatgttataaaTGAATGTGGTTTAATTTAGGTTGCATTTAAGATTTGATGTAACACTGTAACCATTTTTGGaggattattattataacaaatgcagttttttactataaatgaGGAAGCAAAAACAACAATTTATTCAtaactttaatttaatgaatttaataaaaatgaaccaTTTCATATCATCAAGAAATTATAACTGAATTTGAATGTCATTAATCCAATTCTCTCTATAAAACCCCTCAGCCCCAAATACAAAGGCCATCATCAACATCTTAGACATGGCTTCCTCGTCTTCCACCGCCATCCTCGTCCTCGTTGTCTCTTGCATGTCGGTTGTCTGTTCGGCCCGACATCCGAAAAGGATCGTCGTCGGCGGTTCTCAAACTTGGGAGTTTGGCATGGACTATAGTGATTGTGCGTTAAAAAATGGCCCTTTTTATGTTAATGATGTTCTTGGTGAGCTTAAATTGAATGCATGATATTAGAATAAGGGCGAATTTGTTCAAaggttttgtttttgcagTTTTCAGGTACCCGGCTCCGAATGGATTCGGATCTCCTCATAGTGTTTATTTGTTACCGAACTTGGAGAGTTTCTCGAACTGTGATTTTTCAAAGGCTCGAGAGGTAGCGAATACAAGCCAAGGAGAAGGAGATGGGTTCGAGTTCGTGCTCGAACAATCTAAGACTTACTACTTTGCTTGTGGTGAACGCAATGGGTTGCATTGCGTTGATGGAAACATGAAATTCTCTGTGTTACCAAAAGCTTACTAGAAGAATATTCatgttcttttaaaaaaaaaataatgcatTATCCAACCAAATTCATTCCTAATAACGTTCTGAATTTCTTCTAATATGTCTTTATATTCATTCGAGACGTGTAAActacatatataaattatatacaaaTTACTATTGTTTAAAGTTTATTACAAAA carries:
- the LOC111796077 gene encoding uncharacterized protein LOC111796077, encoding MASSSSTAILVLVVSCMSVVCSARHPKRIVVGGSQTWEFGMDYSDCALKNGPFYVNDVLVFRYPAPNGFGSPHSVYLLPNLESFSNCDFSKAREVANTSQGEGDGFEFVLEQSKTYYFACGERNGLHCVDGNMKFSVLPKAY
- the LOC111794574 gene encoding protein ALP1-like; translation: MDQSFLLMLSTLLHFHNYLDPTISLLPSTPSSASSPSSASLNSPTSLLSSSSAAPLLFFTIASVLSFIASSRPNSPSSPSAASTTTPPPPTSSSSNYSVSAFRAFSTDHIWSLEAPLRDAHWRSLYGISHPVFTTIVDKLKPHIALSNLSLPSDYAVAMVLSRLCHGLSAKTLAARFSLEPYLVSKITNMVTRLLATKLYAEFIKIPVSRRRLIETTQAFEKLTSLPNMCGAIDSSPIKLRRLPADQSISTNYNCRFGYPSVLLQVVADNKKIFWDVCVKAPGGSDDASHFRDSLMYHRLTSGDIVWDKVINVRGHHVRPYIAGDWGYPLLSFLLTPFSPNGIGTPAQNLFDGMLMKGRSVVVDAIGLLKARWKILQDLNVGLSHAPQTIVACCVLHNLCQIAKEPEPEPLKDPEETGPAPDILDSEKSLCYYGESVRQALADDLHHRLSSR